In Actinoplanes octamycinicus, the genomic window CCGGCGGCACCGATCGCCGCGCGGCGCGACGATCATAGAACGCTACCGTTCCGACGCGCTGCCCCGGCCGCGCCGGCGAGGCGGTGCTCCGGCGTACCGGAGCCGTTTTCCGGCGTCGCGACGGGAACGTATCGTCACGCGCTGTATAGACAGCCGACAGGTAACAATCCGTAGTGGACAGACGAGGGTCTCGCCGGAGTGCTCTTGAGTGGTCGTTTAGGGGTGATTCGGGGCTGTCCTTCAAGGGCCAACCCCCTTTCTGTTACCTAATCGAGAAAGGAACGTCATCGTACGTACCTACGCTCCGGCCCACTCACTTCCATCGGAGGACCAATTTCGATGCGTCCATACATACGCAGCGTGAGCCCGCAGGCTCTCCGAACCTGGGGAGCGGCGGCCCTCGTAACCGCGCTGGGTCTCGGCTTCTCCGGTCCGGCCTTCGCGGCCGAGGCCCAGATCCCGTTCATCAGCGAGATCCACTATGACAACGCCGGCGCGGACAGCGGCGAGGCGATCGAGGTCCAGGCTCCGGCCGGCACCGATCTGTCCGGCTGGCAGATCGTCCTCTACAACGGCACCGGCGGCGCCACCTACGGCACCCCGGCCACCCTGAGCGGCGCCGTTCCGGCGGCCGGCGTGGTCGTGCAGACCTACCCCACCGACGGCCTCCAGAACGGCGCCCCGGACGGCGTGGCCCTGGTCAAGCCGGACGGCACGGTCGCCGAATTCCTCAGCTACGAGGGCAGCTTCGCCGCCACCAGCGGCCCGGCGGCCGGCCGGACCAGCACCGACATCGGCGTCGCCGAGACCACCAGCACCCCGGTCGGGTCGTCGCTGCAGAAGGTCGACGGCGTCTGGCAGGCCCCGGCCACCAGCTCGTTCGGCGCGGTGAACGGCGCCGGCACCACCGACCCGGAGCCGCCGGCGACCGGCTGCACCACCCCGGTCACCAACACGATCGCCGAGGTGCAGGGCCCGGGCGCGGCGTCGCCGCTGGCCGGCAGCAAGGTGACCGTCGAGGGCGTGGTCACCGCGGTGCACACCACCGGCGGGTTCAACGGCTACTACCTGCAGACCGAGGGCACCGGCGGCACCCACTCCGGGACCGCCTCGGACGCCGTCTTCGTCTACGGTGTGGCGGCGAACCTGCCCACCGTCAGCATCGGTGACAAGGCCCGGGCGACCGGCACGGTGACCGAGTTCAACGGGCTCACCGAGATCACCCTGGGCGCCAAGGCCGACACCCAGGTCTGCGCCACCGGGGTGACCGTGCCGACCGCCGTCCCCCTGAGCCTGCCGGCCGGCGACGACGTGCGGGAGACGCTCGAGGGCATGCTGGTCGCGCCGACCGGCAAGTACACCGTCTCGGACACGTACTCGGTGAACAACTACGGCCAGCTGGTGCTGGCCGCCGGTGACGCGGTCGCCAAGGTGCCGACCGACGTGGCCAGGCCGGGCAGCGCCGAGGCGAAGGCCCTGAAGAGCGCCAACCGGGCCGGCCGCATCCTGCTGGACGACGGCCGGACCACCAACCTGTCGACGGCCAACGTCGCGCCGCCGTACCTCACCAAGGATCAGCCGGTCCGGACCGGTGACACGGTCGCCTCCTTCGGCCCGGTGGTGCTCGACTACGCGTACGGTGACTGGCTGCTCGAGCCGACCACCCCGATCGACGCGACCACCCCGGCCGCGAACCGGACCACCTTCACCGCCACCAACCCGCGCACCGCGGCCCCGGCGGCCGTCGGCGGCGACGTCAAGGTGGCCAGCTTCAACGTGCTGAACTACTTCGTCCACTTCGGTGGCGACGCGCGCGGCGCGACCGACGCGGCGGCGGCGGCGAAGCAGCAGGCGAAGATCGTCTCGGCGATCTCCGCGCTGGGCGCCGACGTGGTCGCCCTCATGGAGATCGAGAACTCGGTCCGGTTCGAGGCGAACGACCCGCAGCTGGCGCTGAAGACCCTGGTCGGCGCGCTGAACGAGCGGGACGGCGCGGGTACCTGGGACTACGTGCGCACCCCGGCCGAGCTGCCGAGCCCGGCCGAGCAGGACCTGATCACCACGGCGATCATCTTCAAGCCGGCCAAGGTCACGCCGAAGGGCGCGTCCCGGTCGCTGAGCGACGAGACGGTGTGGTCGAACGCCCGCGAGCCGATCGCGCAGACCTTCACCGCCGGCAGCATCGACTTCACCGTGGTGGCCAACCACCTCAAGTCGAAGAGCGCGTCGACCACCCCGACCGGCGACAACGTGGACGCCGGCGACGGGCAGGGCCCGTACAACGGCGACCGGAAGCGCCAGGCGGCGTCGCTGGTCGAGTTCGTCAAGGGCGTCGAGAAGGACAGCGGCACCGACAAGGTGATCCTGCTGGGTGACTTCAACGCGTACACCCAGGAGGACCCGATGCAGGTCCTCTACGACGCCGGCTACACCGACGTGCACACCACCAAGGCGCCGGGCAAGTCGTCGTACGTGTTCGGTGGCGAGTCCGGCTCGCTGGACCACGCGCTGACCACCCCGGCACTGACCGAGCGGGTCACCGGCGTCGACATCTGGAACATCAACTCGGTCGAGTCGTACGCCTACCAGTACAACGGGTTCGCGCCGTTCTACAGCGCCACCCCGTACCGGGCCAGCGACCACGACCCGGTGGTGATCGGCCTGGACACCGGCGCGGCCAAGCCGGTCGACCTGCAGCTGCTCAACATCAACGACTTCCACGGCCGGCTCGAGGCCCCGTCCGCCGGCACCGGCGGCGCGGCCCAGCTGGTCGGGCTGGTCGACAAGCTGCGCGCGGAGAACCCGAACACGGTGTGGAGCTCGGCCGGTGACAACATCGGCGCCTCCACCTTCATCTCGGCGATCGACGGCGACAACCCGACGATCGACGCGCTGAACGCCGGTGGCCTGGCCGTCTCCGCGGTCGGCAACCACGAGTTCGACAAGGGCATCGCCGACCTGACCGGTCGCGTCGAGGACCGGGCCAAGTTCTCGTACCTGGGCGCCAACGTCTACCTGGACGGCAAGCGGGCGCTGCCGGCGTACTCGGTGCAGACCGTGAACGGCGTCAAGGTCGGCTACGTCGGTGTGGTCACCGAGCAGACCTCCACGCTGGTCGCGCCGGACGGCATCAAGAACGTCGAGTTCCACGACCCGGTGGCCGAGGCGAACAAGGTGGCCGCCGAGCTCTCCGACGGCGACGCCGCCAACGGCGAGGCCGACGTGATCGTGCTGCTCGCCCACGAGGGTGCCGCGACCGAGAACATCGCCACCCCCGAGGCGCTGCAGGCCGACAAGGTGTTCGGTGGCTTCACCCGGGTCAGCGCGGACATCGACGCGATCTTCAGCGGGCACACGCACCAGCCGTACGCCTTCCAGATCCCGGTCCCCGGCACGGACAAGACCCGTCCGGTGATCCAGGCCGAGGACTACGGCCTCAAGCTGGGCCGCGCGGTGCTCACCTACGACCCGGCCACCAAGTCGGTGACCAAGTCGACCGCCGAGCTGATCGACGTCAAGGGCTACCCGGAGAACAGCACCGTCGCCGGCATCGTGGCCACCGCCAAGACGACCGCGGCCGAGCTGGGCAAGCAGAAGCTCGGCTCGATCACCGCGGACATCAAGCGGGCGTACACCGCCGCCGGCGCCGAGGACCGCGGATCCGAGTCGGTGATGGGCAACTTCATCGCCGACGTGCAGCTCGACCAGACCAGCGACGCCGGTCGTGGTGGGGCGCAGATCGCCTTCATGAACAGCGGCGGGCTGCGGAACGACCTGCTCTACGGCGCCGACGGGACGATCACCTACTCGCAGGCGTTCGCGGTGCAGCCGTTCGCCAACGACGTGGTCACCAAGACGCTGTCCGGCGCCGAGATCAAGAAGGTGCTGGAGGAGCAGTGGCAGCCGACCGGCGCGTCCCGGCCGGTGCTGCACCTGGGCTCGTCCAAGGGCTTCACCTACTCGTACGACGTGAAGCAGCCGCAGGGCTCGCGGATCATCGCGTCGTCGATGAAGCTGAACGGGGTCACCATCGACCCGAACGGCAAGTACCGGGTGACGATGAACTCGTTCCTGGCCGGCGGCGGCGACAACTTCGCCACCCTGGGCCTGCACAACGAGACCAAGACCACCACCGGTGACAACGACCTGACCATGCTGGTCAACTACTTCGCCGAGCACAGCCCGATCACCGCGGACACCACGCCGCGCAGCACCGCGGGTGTCCTCGACACCACGGCGCCGACCGGGACGTACGCGGTGAACGCGGCCGCGATCTGGCCGGGCCAGACGGTGACCCTCACGCAGTCGGCGCTGACCGACGACGTGACCGCCGCCGCGCAGGTCAAGCAGGTGGTGAACTGGGGCGACGGCAGCGCGGCGGAGACGCTGGCGGCCGGCGCGACCAAGGCGACGCACACCTACGCGGCGGCCGGCAGCTACCCGGTCACCGTGACGCTGACCGACGAGGCCGGCAACGCCGCGACCGTCTCCGGCGGCACCGTGGTGGCGGCCGCGCAGGCCGGCAAGTACACCCTGGACAAGTGCCTGGTGTGGTCCGGCGAGACGGTCACCGTGCAGCCCAGCGGGGTC contains:
- a CDS encoding ExeM/NucH family extracellular endonuclease gives rise to the protein MSPQALRTWGAAALVTALGLGFSGPAFAAEAQIPFISEIHYDNAGADSGEAIEVQAPAGTDLSGWQIVLYNGTGGATYGTPATLSGAVPAAGVVVQTYPTDGLQNGAPDGVALVKPDGTVAEFLSYEGSFAATSGPAAGRTSTDIGVAETTSTPVGSSLQKVDGVWQAPATSSFGAVNGAGTTDPEPPATGCTTPVTNTIAEVQGPGAASPLAGSKVTVEGVVTAVHTTGGFNGYYLQTEGTGGTHSGTASDAVFVYGVAANLPTVSIGDKARATGTVTEFNGLTEITLGAKADTQVCATGVTVPTAVPLSLPAGDDVRETLEGMLVAPTGKYTVSDTYSVNNYGQLVLAAGDAVAKVPTDVARPGSAEAKALKSANRAGRILLDDGRTTNLSTANVAPPYLTKDQPVRTGDTVASFGPVVLDYAYGDWLLEPTTPIDATTPAANRTTFTATNPRTAAPAAVGGDVKVASFNVLNYFVHFGGDARGATDAAAAAKQQAKIVSAISALGADVVALMEIENSVRFEANDPQLALKTLVGALNERDGAGTWDYVRTPAELPSPAEQDLITTAIIFKPAKVTPKGASRSLSDETVWSNAREPIAQTFTAGSIDFTVVANHLKSKSASTTPTGDNVDAGDGQGPYNGDRKRQAASLVEFVKGVEKDSGTDKVILLGDFNAYTQEDPMQVLYDAGYTDVHTTKAPGKSSYVFGGESGSLDHALTTPALTERVTGVDIWNINSVESYAYQYNGFAPFYSATPYRASDHDPVVIGLDTGAAKPVDLQLLNINDFHGRLEAPSAGTGGAAQLVGLVDKLRAENPNTVWSSAGDNIGASTFISAIDGDNPTIDALNAGGLAVSAVGNHEFDKGIADLTGRVEDRAKFSYLGANVYLDGKRALPAYSVQTVNGVKVGYVGVVTEQTSTLVAPDGIKNVEFHDPVAEANKVAAELSDGDAANGEADVIVLLAHEGAATENIATPEALQADKVFGGFTRVSADIDAIFSGHTHQPYAFQIPVPGTDKTRPVIQAEDYGLKLGRAVLTYDPATKSVTKSTAELIDVKGYPENSTVAGIVATAKTTAAELGKQKLGSITADIKRAYTAAGAEDRGSESVMGNFIADVQLDQTSDAGRGGAQIAFMNSGGLRNDLLYGADGTITYSQAFAVQPFANDVVTKTLSGAEIKKVLEEQWQPTGASRPVLHLGSSKGFTYSYDVKQPQGSRIIASSMKLNGVTIDPNGKYRVTMNSFLAGGGDNFATLGLHNETKTTTGDNDLTMLVNYFAEHSPITADTTPRSTAGVLDTTAPTGTYAVNAAAIWPGQTVTLTQSALTDDVTAAAQVKQVVNWGDGSAAETLAAGATKATHTYAAAGSYPVTVTLTDEAGNAATVSGGTVVAAAQAGKYTLDKCLVWSGETVTVQPSGVTGADSYQVNWGDGTVGGLTHVYRKGGSFTVTATPVNAAGAGKAVKVGSVLVVQDILAPVAGLSLPRDADRAASWTTVNGTVIDLGAGVDSVSVKLIEQRSGKWFAYAAGTWTVAASEKDASARAEAVTAQLDPFFGWHAAVSGVDKGTLKVSYWATDKAGNRSFVSTHTQRISK